CAATCGATTCAATGCCATCAATACTGACCTTGAGCCCAACAAACTGGGCAAACATGGCATCAATACGATCCTTAGGAGCAGTTGACTTAAACTGCAGTAGTAAAAGATGCCTGATCATTGATATCAGCTGGGAAAAGGCTGACCCACCGTAGGCACAAAGACCAGAGAGTCATTGCGAAACCATGTGCTTCTAGGCATCTGAGCAAGGAAAAATCGTCAACAGTGGCTACAACAAAAAGGTGCGGCCCCTTGCCCTCAGGACAGACGCCCCAGCAGTCCATTGCTCTATTGGTCGATGAAAGCGAAACAATGGTTCCTTCTCGCCGCTGCAGTGATCACCGTGACTGGTGCAGGCATCGGCATCATGCTGGGTGAAATCCACCAAGGCGATCTACCGAAGGATGCCGCTCTTCCGGTCGCAGGAGACTGATTCCCGTTAGGCCCACGACGCATCCGCAGTCTTGGTGAACGTGAATTGATCCGACACACAAGGCCCGTCACAGAGCACAGGGATGCATCACCCAACGGCAAAGAGGTGCTCGAGCTAGTGAGGCAGGCCCTTGCCTTTGCGCACTACTGTCGTCACTTCATTGAGAATAGGGTCGATCACGCGATACGTGTTCATTGTGGCCAAAGACTTGGTCCTAGCGCACATGTAGGCCTTGAACTCCGTCTTAAAACAGAGCTCCTGCACCCATTGATCAGGTGCTTCCTGCCTTTGAATGCAGAACATCACTCACTCCAACGTCGTTCACAACCTCACTGCTAGCAACAGCATCGACAATTCGGCACTAGCGATGCCTTAACCCACATCAACGTGACACCACCCCCGAGAGAAAACAGAGCAACAGACTGACAAAAGCCAATCAACCCAACTCAACGGCGTCATATTTCAGATGTGCATCGTTGCCCATCTGCATCAGGAATTGAATTTCTGATTGATCCGACAGCATGATGCAGGTCTCCTCAACACCATCCTTGCGATAGCAATACGCATCAAAATGGTGCGGGTCCCTCGATGATTCAAAGACATCCCCGTTGCGCATCACAAAACGCGTCATCATCTTCAGGCGTGTTCTCTCGTGGTAATCAATGCTTGAGAGATCGTCAGGTGATTATTGATACTAGGTTTTGATTTAAAGATGTTGGAGCCATCCGCACGGACGACAGCCTCAGCATGCACAATCTCAGCTTTGAGCTGGATCAAACTGATCGCGACGCTCTTTGCGATGCTGCATGCCCAGGGCCATGCGATGCAATTCAGTCGCCGATAGAGGGCGAACCGCCGCCATCAACGCATCGTCAGTCCAGTAGTCAGGACTATCAAGGGTTCCTAAATGGAGGGGGCAAGACGGACCACCGGTTTGCATGACGGCCACCTTTCGATTTTCTTCATCATGCTCCAGCGGCTGCCCCAAAGCCAAACACTTGGCGTCAAGACACGCCTCGTCACTCAACCGCCGCCGCTGCTTCAACGCCAGGCCAAAGAGCTGCAAACTCGGCATCGGAAACGACGGCCGTGACCTCGAACTGGATGCCGAAGCCCTTAATCCAAGGACCGAGGTGGGCCCAAACCTTGCCGATGTCCGTGGCCACGGCAATGGCAACACCACTTCCGCTGATGGGCTCGCAAACGCGATATTTCAACTCGAAGCCATCAAAACGGTCACCAGGGCCACCGG
This region of Synechococcus sp. NOUM97013 genomic DNA includes:
- a CDS encoding DUF3303 domain-containing protein, which gives rise to MQHYLIVWTFPTVEGAWVSCPGFADYINAGGPGDRFDGFELKYRVCEPISGSGVAIAVATDIGKVWAHLGPWIKGFGIQFEVTAVVSDAEFAALWPGVEAAAAVE